The genomic region GCACTTCGCCGCCAATGGCAGCGCCCTGCAACATGCGGAAGACGATCAGCAGGATCGGCGCACCGACGCCTAGCGTCGCATAGGTCGGCAGGCAGGCCATGGCCAGCGTCGAGATGGACATGAGAAAGACAGAGAAGGCGAAGACGCGCTTGCGGCCGAACTTGTCGCCGAAATGTGCCAACACGATGCCGCCCACGGGGCGCACCAGATAGCCGGCTGCGAAAATGCCGAAGGTCTGGATCAGCACCAGCCAGTCCGGCATGTCGGGCGGAAAGAACAGATGGCCGATGACGCTGGCAAAGAACACGAAGATGATGAAATCATAAAACTCCAGCGCGCCGCCAAGGGCCGAGAGGCCGAGCGTGCGGAAATCCTGCCGGTCAAGCGGACGCGGACTATTGCTTGTGTGGAGATTCGTCGATGCCATCGATTCGCTCTCTTCTGATCGGGTCGCTGATATGATGCCCCTCATTTCCGGGCCGGGTTTTAATGCGCCAATTGTGTCCGCACTGCAAGACTTGACTTCCGGATGCCGAGGCATATTTTAGAATCATTCTAAACTTTGGATTCCCAGGATGCTCAGCCGATTCTTCCGCAATGACCGCCGTCCCTTCGATTCGCTTTCCGAACAGGAAATTCTGGCGCTCGCCATATCCTCCGAGGAGGACGATGCGCGCATCTATCTCGCTTATGCCGACGGCCTGCGCGACGAGTTTCCGCAATCGGCCAAAATCTTCGAGCAGATGGCAGCGGAGGAACATGGCCACCGCGATGCGCTGATCGAACGTCACAAGGCCCGCTTCGGCGATCGAATTCCGCTGATCCGCCGCGAGCATGTCAGCGGCTATTATGATCGCAAGCCCGACTGGCTGGTGCGTCCGCTTGGCATCGACAAGGTGCGCGAAGCCGCATCGGAAATGGAAGAACAGGCCTATCGCTTCTATGTCGAGGCGGCCAGGCGCGTCAGCGACGCGGACACACGCAAGCTGCTGGGCGACCTCGCCCAACAGGAAAAGCAGCACGAAGCCAAGGCTGAATCGCTGGAAAGCACGCTGACGCCGGATGACGTGCAGGACGAGGAGCGCG from Brucella intermedia LMG 3301 harbors:
- the mbfA gene encoding iron exporter MbfA, whose product is MLSRFFRNDRRPFDSLSEQEILALAISSEEDDARIYLAYADGLRDEFPQSAKIFEQMAAEEHGHRDALIERHKARFGDRIPLIRREHVSGYYDRKPDWLVRPLGIDKVREAASEMEEQAYRFYVEAARRVSDADTRKLLGDLAQQEKQHEAKAESLESTLTPDDVQDEERAAERKQFILTYVQPGLAGLMDGSVSTLAPIFAAAFATQDTWQTFLVGLSASVGAGISMGFTEAIHDDGKLSGRGSPVKRGLSCGIMTTLGGLGHTLPYLIQDFWTATSIAAILVFFELWAIAFIQNRYMETPFFRSVLQVVLGGALVLAAGILIGSA